From the genome of Ralstonia pickettii, one region includes:
- a CDS encoding EamA family transporter, giving the protein MSPAAPAPATTTPTTSPWMPILALMGSMASVCLGNSFAKTLFPVLGAAGTVTYRVTIGAAILLAFWRPWRLHLGRADAGRIALYGVTLASMNLLFYLSLRRLPIGIAIAIEFTGPLVLAVLLSRRALDFVWIGLAVVGLLMLTVADKSVGQVDHLGAVYALAAGVCWALYILTGKNLGGLHAGQATSLGMVVGALFAIPFGVAQAGSALLSPSLILAGLGIGLLSSAIPYSLEMMALKHLPGKTFSVLLSLEPAIGALAGAIVLHEQLTGRQWVAILAIIAASAGCALTVRAPKPSPDPAGVA; this is encoded by the coding sequence ATGTCTCCCGCTGCTCCCGCCCCCGCTACTACCACGCCAACAACCTCCCCCTGGATGCCCATACTTGCGCTGATGGGTTCGATGGCCTCTGTGTGCCTCGGTAACTCGTTTGCCAAGACGCTCTTCCCGGTGCTGGGCGCAGCGGGCACGGTCACATATCGCGTAACGATCGGCGCGGCGATCCTGCTGGCGTTCTGGCGGCCCTGGCGCCTGCACCTGGGCCGCGCAGATGCCGGCCGCATTGCGCTGTACGGCGTCACCCTGGCGAGCATGAACCTGCTGTTCTATCTGTCGCTGCGGCGGTTGCCGATCGGCATTGCCATCGCCATCGAATTCACAGGGCCGCTGGTGCTGGCCGTGCTGCTGTCGCGCCGCGCGTTGGATTTCGTGTGGATCGGGCTGGCGGTGGTCGGCTTGCTCATGCTGACGGTGGCGGACAAGTCGGTCGGCCAGGTTGACCACCTGGGCGCTGTGTATGCGCTCGCCGCCGGGGTGTGCTGGGCGCTCTATATCCTGACCGGCAAGAACCTCGGCGGTCTGCACGCGGGCCAGGCGACGTCGCTCGGCATGGTCGTGGGCGCGTTGTTTGCGATTCCGTTTGGGGTGGCGCAGGCCGGATCGGCGCTGCTCTCGCCGTCGCTCATTTTGGCGGGGCTGGGCATCGGGCTTCTATCGAGCGCGATCCCGTATTCGCTGGAAATGATGGCGCTCAAGCACCTGCCGGGCAAGACGTTTTCCGTGCTGCTCAGCCTGGAGCCTGCCATTGGCGCGCTGGCTGGCGCAATCGTTCTGCACGAGCAGCTGACCGGGCGGCAGTGGGTGGCCATCCTGGCCATCATCGCCGCGTCGGCAGGATGTGCACTCACGGTGCGGGCGCCCAAGCCTTCGCCGGACCCTGCCGGCGTCGCCTGA
- a CDS encoding M14 family metallopeptidase — MTVEAFFSQTYDEARGKFLAAAQARGLRIERHLHPDAVGPSGEQLSIDTALLAPAQAQTLLIVTSGVHGVEGFCGSGCQTGLLQDDELFARLAGADVALLLVHAVNPYGFAHLRRVNEDNVDLNRNSVDFAEAASANLAYLEVDPLLLPHTWPPSQADQAALQHYMVTRGEKALQDAATSGQYRVPDGMFYGGSAPCWSTLQMRGIVSRHAAGMSRLVWIDLHTGLGHYGHGEKIFNGPDPAELERAMRTWGADVQPIAAAGSVSSVVKGDLVGIAYELLPRIEKTCVTLEFGTLAPLAVLQALRADHWLHRHPEQGAGQRTGIRQALRDAFYCDVPEWKGMVYAQTRMAVLQALARFSG; from the coding sequence ATGACGGTCGAAGCCTTCTTCTCGCAGACCTACGATGAAGCCCGCGGCAAGTTCCTCGCCGCTGCACAGGCCCGGGGGCTCCGCATCGAGCGTCATCTGCATCCGGATGCGGTCGGACCATCCGGCGAACAGCTTTCCATCGACACCGCGCTGCTCGCACCCGCGCAGGCGCAAACGCTGCTGATCGTCACCTCGGGCGTCCATGGCGTGGAGGGGTTCTGCGGCTCCGGTTGCCAGACCGGTTTGCTGCAAGACGACGAACTGTTCGCGCGGCTGGCAGGCGCCGACGTAGCGCTGCTGCTGGTGCACGCGGTCAACCCGTACGGGTTTGCGCACCTGCGGCGCGTGAATGAAGACAACGTTGACCTGAACCGCAACAGCGTCGACTTTGCGGAGGCCGCATCCGCCAACCTGGCCTACCTCGAAGTCGATCCGCTCCTGCTGCCGCACACGTGGCCGCCCAGCCAGGCCGACCAGGCAGCGCTGCAGCACTACATGGTCACCCGCGGTGAAAAAGCGCTGCAAGACGCCGCAACGAGCGGTCAATACCGCGTGCCGGACGGCATGTTCTACGGCGGCAGCGCTCCGTGCTGGAGCACGCTGCAGATGCGCGGGATCGTGTCGCGGCACGCGGCCGGCATGTCCCGCCTAGTGTGGATCGACCTGCATACCGGGCTCGGCCACTACGGCCACGGCGAGAAGATCTTCAACGGCCCAGATCCCGCCGAACTTGAGCGCGCCATGCGCACGTGGGGCGCCGATGTCCAACCGATTGCGGCGGCAGGTTCGGTATCGTCAGTCGTCAAGGGCGATCTGGTCGGCATCGCGTACGAACTGCTGCCCCGCATCGAGAAGACCTGCGTGACGCTGGAGTTCGGCACGCTCGCACCGTTGGCGGTGTTGCAGGCGCTGCGCGCCGATCATTGGCTGCATCGGCATCCGGAGCAGGGCGCCGGGCAGCGCACCGGCATTCGCCAGGCGCTGCGTGATGCGTTTTATTGCGATGTGCCCGAATGGAAGGGAATGGTCTACGCGCAGACACGCATGGCGGTTCTGCAAGCGCTGGCGCGGTTTTCCGGCTAG
- a CDS encoding ribonucleoside-diphosphate reductase subunit alpha, producing the protein MQTAQSEIHSGTANPSQFAQSAGGTAVAPGTASGVNLADYKIIRRNGAVVSFEPSKIAVAMTKAFLAVNGGQGAASARVRELVDQQTQNVVRALLRSRPNGGTFHIEDVQDQVELALMRSGEHDVARAYVLYRERRAQERAQAGETQQQPAFIGLNVTDGGITRPLDMAALRNVIVSACEGLGDAVDPEPILKETVKNLYEGVPMTQVYDSAILASRTLIEKDPAYSQVTARILLHTIRREILGEEVTQAEMSTRYVDYFPQFIKRGINAELLDDKLAQFDLARLGAALDASRDFQFNYLGLQTLYDRYFLHINETRIEMPQAFFMRVAMGLALNEIDREARAIEFYQLLSSFDFMSSTPTLFNSGTRRSQLSSCYLTTVSDDLDGIYEALKENALLSKFAGGLGNDWTNVRALGSHIKGTNGKSQGVVPFLKVVNDTAVAVNQGGKRKGAVCAYLETWHLDIEEFLELRKNTGDDRRRTHDMNTANWIPDLFMKRVMEGGEWTLFSPSTCPDLHDKVGKAFEQAYLAYEDKVARGEIKLFKKMPALQLWRKMLGMLFETGHPWITFKDPCNIRSPQQHVGVVHSSNLCTEITLNTNDSEIAVCNLGSVNLVAHLVKQADGSVVLDHEKLKKTVRTAMRMLDNVIDINYYAVKKARDSNLRHRPVGMGIMGFQDALHVLRVPYASEAAVQFADTSMEAVCYYAYWASTELAEERGRYSSYKGSLWDRGILPQDSLKLLAEERGGYLEADMSSTMDWDSLRGRIKQYGMRNSNCVAIAPTATISNIIGVSACIEPTYQNLYVKSNLSGEFTVVNDYLVRDLKARGLWDEVMVADLKYFDGSLARIDRIPQDLRDLYATAFEVEPQWLVEAASRRQKWIDQAQSLNIYMAGASGKKLDDTYKLAWLRGLKTTYYLRTIGATHVEKSTVSRGTLNAVSSGSDVGGVSAAGASGVTSAAPTSALDAAAATAQAMPEAEGAVCTMRPGDPGFEECEACQ; encoded by the coding sequence ATGCAGACGGCCCAATCCGAAATCCACTCCGGCACCGCCAATCCTTCGCAATTTGCGCAAAGCGCTGGCGGCACGGCCGTGGCCCCCGGCACCGCTTCCGGCGTCAATCTTGCCGACTACAAAATCATTCGCCGCAACGGCGCCGTGGTGAGCTTCGAGCCTTCGAAGATCGCCGTGGCCATGACCAAGGCTTTCCTCGCCGTGAATGGCGGGCAGGGTGCTGCTTCCGCGCGTGTGCGCGAGCTGGTCGACCAACAAACGCAGAACGTCGTGCGCGCACTGCTGCGCAGCCGCCCGAACGGCGGCACGTTCCATATCGAAGACGTGCAGGATCAGGTGGAACTGGCCCTGATGCGTTCGGGCGAGCACGACGTGGCCCGCGCCTACGTGCTGTACCGCGAGCGCCGCGCCCAGGAGCGCGCACAAGCCGGTGAAACCCAGCAGCAACCTGCGTTCATCGGCCTGAACGTGACCGACGGCGGCATCACCCGCCCGCTCGACATGGCAGCGCTGCGCAATGTGATCGTCTCCGCCTGCGAAGGCCTGGGCGACGCGGTGGACCCGGAGCCGATCCTCAAGGAAACGGTCAAGAACCTGTATGAAGGCGTGCCGATGACGCAGGTGTACGACTCGGCCATCCTGGCCTCGCGTACCCTGATCGAAAAGGACCCGGCGTACAGCCAGGTCACGGCGCGCATCCTGCTGCACACGATCCGCCGCGAAATCCTCGGCGAAGAAGTCACGCAAGCCGAAATGAGCACGCGCTACGTCGACTACTTCCCGCAGTTCATCAAGCGCGGCATCAACGCCGAGCTGCTGGACGACAAGCTGGCCCAGTTCGACCTGGCCCGCCTGGGCGCGGCGCTGGACGCCTCGCGCGACTTCCAGTTCAACTACCTCGGCCTGCAGACGCTGTACGACCGCTACTTCCTGCACATCAACGAAACCCGCATTGAGATGCCGCAGGCGTTCTTCATGCGTGTGGCGATGGGCCTGGCGCTGAACGAAATCGACCGCGAAGCCCGCGCCATCGAGTTCTACCAGCTGCTGTCGTCGTTCGACTTCATGTCGAGCACGCCGACGCTGTTCAACTCGGGCACGCGCCGCTCGCAACTGTCGTCGTGCTACCTGACCACCGTGTCGGACGATCTGGACGGCATTTACGAAGCGCTGAAGGAAAACGCGCTGCTCTCCAAGTTTGCCGGCGGCCTGGGCAACGACTGGACCAACGTGCGCGCACTTGGCTCGCACATCAAGGGTACGAACGGCAAGAGCCAAGGCGTGGTGCCGTTCCTGAAGGTGGTCAACGACACGGCCGTGGCCGTGAACCAGGGCGGCAAGCGCAAGGGCGCCGTCTGCGCGTACCTGGAAACGTGGCACCTGGACATCGAAGAATTCCTGGAGCTGCGCAAGAACACCGGCGACGACCGCCGTCGCACGCACGACATGAACACGGCCAACTGGATTCCGGACCTGTTCATGAAGCGCGTGATGGAAGGTGGCGAGTGGACGCTGTTCTCGCCGTCCACCTGCCCGGACCTGCACGACAAGGTCGGCAAGGCATTCGAACAGGCCTACCTGGCCTACGAAGATAAGGTCGCGCGCGGCGAGATCAAGCTCTTCAAGAAGATGCCGGCACTGCAACTGTGGCGCAAGATGCTGGGCATGCTGTTCGAAACCGGCCACCCGTGGATCACGTTCAAGGATCCGTGCAACATCCGCAGCCCGCAGCAGCACGTGGGCGTGGTGCACAGCTCCAACCTGTGCACGGAAATCACGCTGAACACCAACGACAGCGAAATCGCCGTGTGCAACCTGGGTTCGGTCAACCTAGTTGCCCACCTGGTCAAGCAGGCCGACGGCAGCGTGGTGCTCGATCACGAGAAACTGAAGAAGACCGTGCGCACGGCCATGCGCATGCTCGACAACGTCATCGACATCAACTACTACGCCGTCAAGAAGGCGCGTGATTCGAACCTGCGCCACCGTCCGGTCGGCATGGGCATTATGGGCTTCCAGGACGCGCTGCACGTGCTGCGCGTGCCGTACGCCAGCGAGGCAGCGGTGCAGTTTGCCGACACGTCGATGGAAGCCGTGTGCTACTACGCCTACTGGGCGTCGACCGAACTGGCCGAAGAGCGTGGCCGCTACAGCAGCTACAAGGGCTCGCTGTGGGATCGCGGCATCCTGCCGCAAGACTCGCTCAAGCTGCTGGCCGAAGAGCGCGGCGGCTACCTGGAAGCCGACATGTCGTCGACGATGGACTGGGACAGCCTGCGCGGCCGCATCAAGCAGTACGGCATGCGCAACTCGAACTGCGTGGCGATCGCCCCGACGGCAACGATCTCCAACATCATCGGCGTGTCGGCCTGTATCGAGCCGACGTACCAGAACCTGTACGTCAAGTCGAACCTCTCGGGCGAGTTCACGGTGGTCAACGACTACCTGGTGCGCGACCTGAAGGCACGCGGCCTGTGGGACGAAGTGATGGTCGCCGACCTGAAGTACTTCGACGGCTCGCTGGCCCGCATCGACCGCATCCCGCAAGACCTGCGCGACCTGTACGCCACGGCCTTCGAAGTGGAACCGCAATGGCTGGTGGAAGCGGCATCGCGTCGCCAGAAGTGGATCGATCAGGCCCAGTCGCTGAACATCTACATGGCCGGCGCATCGGGCAAGAAGCTGGACGACACGTACAAGCTGGCGTGGTTGCGTGGCCTGAAGACCACGTATTACCTGCGCACGATCGGCGCCACGCACGTCGAGAAGTCGACCGTGTCGCGCGGCACGCTGAATGCGGTGTCGTCGGGTAGCGATGTGGGTGGTGTGTCGGCTGCAGGTGCGTCCGGCGTGACTTCAGCCGCGCCGACCAGCGCACTGGACGCCGCTGCTGCCACCGCCCAGGCCATGCCGGAAGCCGAAGGCGCCGTGTGCACGATGCGCCCGGGCGACCCCGGTTTCGAGGAATGCGAAGCCTGCCAATAA
- a CDS encoding phosphocholine-specific phospholipase C, with product MTSDTNHANNGSRRNFLKMASTGAISAAALAAFPPSIRRALAIPANNATGTMRDVEHVVILMQENRSFDNYFGTLQGVRGFGDRFPIPLAGGLNVWQQTYVPSSGPSRTVLPYYLDSSAGNAQRVSGTPHSYPDAQNAWDLGRMSKWPTYKQTQSMGYYKQAELDFQFALANAFTLCDAYHCSFHGGTNTNRLFHWTGTNDPTGAAGGPVIDNSGDHLDAGVTYSWKTYPERLQAAGVSWKVYQNMPDNFTDNPLAGFKAYRDANAARGNLADGSPFPPYTPADETVSPLIKGVGNTMPDGGFLQALKDDIAAGQLPQVSWIVAPATYSEHPGPSSPVQGAWYTQEVLNALTANPAVWSKTVLFINFDENDGFFDHVPPPAAPAYDNGVLAGKSTISTAGEYHTDKNPYGPGPRVPMYVVSPWSRGGWVNSQAFDHTSVLRFLELRFNVKETNISAYRRAVLGDLTSAFNFVNPNTETLPTLPSRDKATADSIRTAQGLKPQVPLPAVSAQQMPKQATGTRPSRALPYELHVSAREDATNRALRLIFSNTGTAAAVFHVYDRLHLDRVPRRYAVEPGKMLDDTWDVFTADKGKYDLWVLGPNGFHRAFSGDVSAVSAAGSSAPEIRVCYDVANAEVYVTMMNTGTAGCTFTVKPNAYRNDGPWTFDIPAGKQLDQHWPIARQGNWYDFTVTVPQGGFTRRFAGRMETGKDSVSDPAMGT from the coding sequence ATGACTTCCGACACGAACCACGCCAACAACGGCAGCCGCCGCAACTTCCTCAAGATGGCCAGCACGGGCGCGATTTCCGCCGCTGCACTCGCCGCCTTCCCGCCGTCGATCCGCCGTGCGCTGGCAATTCCCGCCAACAACGCCACCGGCACGATGCGCGACGTTGAACACGTGGTGATCCTGATGCAGGAGAACCGCTCGTTCGACAACTACTTCGGCACGCTGCAAGGTGTGCGCGGCTTTGGCGACCGCTTCCCCATCCCGCTGGCCGGTGGCTTGAACGTCTGGCAGCAGACCTACGTGCCAAGCAGCGGGCCGAGCCGCACGGTGCTGCCGTATTACCTCGACAGCAGCGCCGGCAACGCGCAGCGCGTGTCTGGCACGCCGCACAGCTACCCCGATGCGCAGAACGCGTGGGACCTCGGCCGCATGAGCAAGTGGCCGACCTACAAGCAGACGCAGTCGATGGGCTATTACAAGCAGGCCGAGCTGGACTTCCAGTTCGCGCTGGCCAACGCCTTCACGCTGTGCGACGCATACCACTGCTCGTTCCACGGCGGCACCAACACCAACCGGCTGTTCCACTGGACGGGCACGAATGACCCGACCGGCGCGGCGGGCGGCCCCGTCATCGACAACAGCGGCGACCATCTCGACGCCGGCGTCACATACAGCTGGAAGACCTACCCGGAACGCCTGCAGGCTGCCGGTGTCTCGTGGAAGGTCTACCAGAACATGCCGGACAACTTCACCGACAACCCGCTCGCGGGCTTCAAGGCCTACCGCGATGCCAACGCCGCGCGCGGCAACCTGGCCGACGGCAGCCCGTTCCCGCCGTACACGCCGGCCGACGAAACCGTCAGCCCGCTGATCAAGGGCGTCGGCAACACCATGCCCGACGGCGGCTTCCTGCAGGCGTTGAAAGACGACATCGCCGCCGGCCAGCTGCCGCAGGTGTCGTGGATCGTCGCACCGGCCACGTATTCCGAGCACCCTGGCCCGTCGAGCCCCGTGCAGGGCGCGTGGTACACGCAGGAAGTGCTCAACGCGCTCACCGCCAACCCTGCCGTGTGGAGCAAGACCGTGCTGTTCATCAACTTCGATGAAAACGACGGATTCTTCGATCACGTGCCGCCGCCCGCGGCGCCTGCCTATGACAACGGCGTGCTGGCTGGCAAATCGACCATCAGCACGGCCGGCGAGTATCACACCGACAAGAATCCGTACGGACCCGGGCCGCGCGTGCCGATGTACGTCGTCTCGCCGTGGAGCCGGGGTGGCTGGGTCAACTCGCAAGCGTTCGATCACACCTCGGTGCTGCGCTTCCTGGAGCTGCGCTTCAACGTCAAGGAGACGAACATCAGCGCGTACCGCCGCGCGGTGCTGGGCGACCTGACCAGCGCCTTCAACTTCGTCAACCCGAACACCGAAACGCTGCCCACGCTGCCCAGCCGCGACAAGGCAACGGCCGACTCGATCCGCACGGCGCAAGGCTTGAAGCCGCAGGTGCCGCTGCCCGCCGTCTCGGCGCAGCAGATGCCGAAACAAGCCACCGGCACCCGCCCCTCGCGCGCCCTGCCGTACGAACTGCACGTCAGCGCGCGCGAAGACGCCACCAACCGCGCGCTGCGCCTGATCTTCAGCAACACCGGCACGGCGGCTGCCGTCTTCCACGTGTACGACCGCCTGCATCTGGACCGCGTGCCGCGCCGCTATGCGGTCGAGCCCGGCAAGATGCTCGACGACACCTGGGACGTGTTCACCGCCGACAAGGGCAAATACGACCTGTGGGTGCTCGGACCCAACGGCTTTCACCGCGCCTTCTCGGGCGACGTGAGCGCCGTGTCGGCAGCGGGTTCGAGCGCGCCGGAAATCCGCGTGTGCTACGACGTGGCCAACGCTGAGGTCTACGTGACGATGATGAACACCGGCACCGCCGGCTGCACGTTCACCGTCAAGCCGAACGCGTACCGAAATGACGGCCCCTGGACGTTCGACATTCCGGCCGGCAAGCAGCTCGACCAGCACTGGCCGATCGCGCGCCAGGGCAACTGGTACGACTTCACGGTGACGGTGCCGCAAGGCGGCTTCACGCGGCGCTTTGCCGGTCGCATGGAAACGGGCAAGGACAGCGTGTCCGACCCGGCGATGGGGACTTGA
- a CDS encoding alkaline phosphatase family protein: protein MAWNHPAWRPLRAALSTTVAATLATTLTACGGGDSSPIANQGSTDAPSTSASKKVLMVGVDGATYAQVQSALLQRSLPNLRALAVMPASTGGTLGTTTAQPPLDTPSWATVLTGTWQNRHGVTDDTITTLAAPSVFSYARSAAKAAGTTQRLGAAVSSAVLPALLKADQQAGNLDTLVDCAQVDTCVTQNSVKLVQSGYDVVFAQYTAPAAAALASGLQSDAYTAALANVDQALGTLQAAIAQRRTANPNEDWLVVVTTSHGLDATGATTSAPTLENRSAFIALNKPVNAVLGKTGMAAPTSEATLAALPSEADIVPTVLAQLNAAVPATAHQLDGAALTASAVGVRNVQSTVGAYNASLVLNWQNPTPASGPITVLRDGKPVATLPATATQYTDSNIAAASGIYRINYTLVRNNVPVSMLAQIAYVAPTPLATSLTNGLATYYSFDPLPPTDRKANSTIGPWVAGTDGGSAAADPFGGTALSVDSRIDAYKLTQNGADIALSPQFTIGFWFRSDCTQGNGTGEPILANKDYYSGSNAGIAIGLWGGCEVRFNLGSGGKRDDIQGMKFSANQWAYLALSVDTQAKRFSAYILDPVLGVQKVEDKAIANTDVTKLGGLATKVWGLNDDATHNYVPNNPGSLKGVMAYDDLAMWTRRLTLDELKTINGSHQPLSSLNP from the coding sequence ATGGCTTGGAATCACCCCGCCTGGCGCCCGCTGAGGGCCGCGCTGAGCACGACCGTGGCAGCGACGCTGGCGACCACATTGACCGCATGCGGCGGTGGCGACAGCAGCCCCATCGCTAACCAGGGCAGCACGGACGCGCCCTCCACCAGCGCCAGCAAGAAGGTGCTGATGGTCGGCGTGGACGGCGCCACCTATGCGCAGGTACAGAGCGCGCTCTTGCAGCGCAGCCTGCCGAACTTGCGCGCGCTGGCGGTGATGCCGGCATCGACCGGCGGCACGCTCGGCACCACCACCGCCCAGCCGCCGCTGGACACACCCAGCTGGGCCACCGTGCTGACCGGCACCTGGCAAAACCGCCATGGTGTGACCGACGACACGATCACCACCCTGGCCGCCCCAAGCGTGTTCAGCTACGCGCGCAGCGCCGCCAAGGCCGCGGGCACCACGCAACGCCTTGGCGCCGCCGTCAGCTCGGCCGTGCTGCCCGCGCTGCTCAAGGCGGATCAGCAAGCCGGCAATCTCGACACGCTGGTCGACTGCGCCCAGGTGGACACCTGCGTGACGCAGAACAGCGTGAAGCTCGTGCAGTCCGGCTACGACGTCGTCTTCGCGCAATACACCGCGCCGGCCGCCGCCGCGCTGGCTTCGGGCCTGCAAAGCGATGCATACACCGCTGCGCTGGCCAACGTCGACCAGGCGCTCGGCACGCTGCAGGCTGCCATCGCCCAGCGCCGCACCGCCAACCCCAACGAAGACTGGCTCGTTGTCGTCACCACCAGCCACGGCCTGGACGCCACGGGGGCCACCACGTCGGCGCCGACGCTGGAAAACCGCTCCGCCTTCATCGCCCTGAACAAGCCGGTCAATGCCGTGCTCGGCAAGACCGGCATGGCGGCGCCCACGTCGGAAGCCACGCTCGCCGCGCTGCCGAGCGAGGCCGACATCGTGCCGACCGTACTGGCGCAACTGAACGCCGCTGTGCCGGCGACGGCGCATCAGCTCGACGGTGCAGCGCTCACGGCCAGTGCCGTCGGCGTGCGCAACGTCCAGAGCACGGTCGGCGCGTACAACGCCTCGCTGGTGCTGAACTGGCAGAACCCGACCCCAGCCAGCGGCCCGATCACCGTGCTGCGCGACGGCAAGCCGGTTGCCACGCTGCCCGCCACGGCCACGCAGTACACCGACAGCAACATCGCTGCCGCCAGCGGCATTTACCGCATCAACTACACGCTGGTGCGCAACAACGTGCCGGTGTCGATGCTCGCGCAGATCGCCTACGTTGCGCCGACGCCGCTGGCCACCTCGCTCACCAACGGCCTGGCGACGTATTACAGCTTCGATCCGCTGCCCCCGACCGACCGTAAAGCCAATTCGACGATCGGCCCGTGGGTGGCCGGCACCGACGGCGGCTCTGCTGCGGCCGACCCGTTTGGCGGCACGGCCCTGTCGGTCGATTCGCGCATCGACGCCTACAAGCTCACGCAGAACGGCGCAGACATCGCACTGAGCCCGCAATTCACCATCGGTTTCTGGTTCAGGTCGGATTGCACACAGGGCAACGGCACCGGCGAGCCGATCCTCGCCAACAAGGACTACTACTCCGGCTCCAATGCCGGCATCGCGATCGGATTGTGGGGCGGCTGCGAGGTGCGCTTCAACCTCGGCAGCGGCGGCAAGCGCGACGACATCCAGGGCATGAAGTTCAGCGCCAACCAGTGGGCGTATCTCGCCCTCTCGGTCGACACGCAGGCCAAGCGCTTCAGCGCCTACATCCTCGATCCGGTACTGGGCGTGCAGAAGGTGGAAGACAAGGCCATCGCCAATACCGACGTCACCAAGCTGGGTGGCCTGGCCACCAAGGTCTGGGGCCTGAACGACGACGCCACGCACAACTACGTGCCCAACAACCCGGGCTCGCTCAAGGGCGTGATGGCCTACGACGACCTCGCCATGTGGACGCGCCGGCTGACGCTGGATGAACTCAAGACGATCAACGGCTCGCACCAGCCGCTGTCGTCGCTGAACCCCTGA
- a CDS encoding ribonucleotide-diphosphate reductase subunit beta, translated as MLSWDDDVKPAAQPSAAPQPVYQPQPQLQTATADQGGVLPPSATQAAGTGILGNNPNAAAAQNNRRVNAADKRVINGATDVNQLVPFKYKWAWEKYLAGCANHWMPQEINMSRDIALWKDPNGLTEDERRIIKRNLGFFVTADSLAANNIVLGTYRQITAPECRQYLLRQAFEEAIHTHAYQYIVESLGLNEAEIFNAYHEVQSIRDKDEFLIPFIDTLTDPSFKTGTPENDQKLLKSLIVFACIMEGLFFYVGFTQILAMGRQNKMTGAAEQYQYILRDESLHCNFGIDLINQIKLENPHLWTAEFKAEITELFKKAVDLEYRYAEDTMPRGVLGLNAPMFKGYLRFICNRRCQQIGLDALFPNEENPFPWMSEMIDLKKERNFFETRVIEYQTGGALSWE; from the coding sequence ATGCTGAGCTGGGACGACGACGTCAAACCTGCCGCACAACCTTCGGCTGCACCGCAGCCGGTGTATCAACCGCAGCCGCAACTGCAAACGGCCACCGCCGACCAGGGTGGCGTGCTGCCCCCGTCGGCCACGCAGGCCGCCGGCACGGGCATCCTCGGCAACAATCCGAACGCCGCTGCCGCACAGAACAACCGCCGCGTAAATGCCGCCGACAAGCGCGTCATCAACGGGGCCACCGACGTCAACCAGTTGGTGCCGTTCAAGTACAAGTGGGCCTGGGAAAAGTACCTCGCCGGCTGCGCGAACCACTGGATGCCGCAGGAAATCAACATGTCGCGCGACATCGCCTTGTGGAAAGACCCGAACGGTCTGACCGAAGACGAGCGCCGCATCATCAAGCGCAACCTGGGCTTTTTCGTGACGGCCGACTCGCTGGCCGCCAACAACATCGTGCTCGGCACGTACCGCCAGATCACCGCGCCGGAATGCCGTCAGTACCTGCTGCGCCAGGCGTTCGAAGAGGCGATCCACACGCACGCGTACCAGTACATCGTTGAATCGCTGGGCCTGAACGAGGCCGAGATCTTCAACGCGTACCACGAAGTGCAGTCGATCCGCGACAAGGACGAGTTCCTGATCCCGTTCATCGACACGCTGACCGATCCGTCGTTCAAGACCGGCACGCCTGAGAACGACCAGAAGCTGCTGAAGTCGCTCATCGTCTTCGCCTGCATCATGGAAGGCCTGTTCTTCTACGTCGGCTTCACGCAGATCCTGGCGATGGGCCGTCAGAACAAGATGACCGGCGCCGCCGAGCAGTACCAGTACATCCTGCGCGACGAGTCGCTGCACTGCAATTTCGGTATCGACCTGATCAACCAGATCAAGCTGGAGAACCCGCACCTGTGGACGGCCGAGTTCAAGGCCGAGATCACGGAGCTGTTCAAGAAGGCCGTCGACCTGGAATACCGCTACGCAGAAGACACCATGCCGCGCGGCGTGCTGGGCCTGAACGCGCCGATGTTCAAGGGCTACCTGCGCTTCATCTGCAACCGTCGCTGCCAGCAGATCGGCCTCGACGCGCTGTTCCCGAACGAAGAAAACCCGTTCCCGTGGATGAGCGAGATGATCGACCTGAAGAAGGAGCGCAACTTCTTCGAGACGCGCGTGATCGAGTACCAGACCGGCGGCGCGCTGTCCTGGGAGTGA